In a single window of the Syntrophorhabdaceae bacterium genome:
- a CDS encoding ferredoxin family protein: MKGFITIDRERCKGCTFCIEFCPKKVIVLSDRLNAKGYFTAEYPENDQCTGCATCAVMCPEVAIEVFKS, from the coding sequence ATGAAAGGTTTCATTACAATTGACAGGGAAAGGTGCAAGGGATGTACCTTTTGCATTGAATTTTGCCCGAAGAAGGTCATCGTCCTTTCGGACCGGCTTAATGCGAAGGGATATTTCACGGCCGAGTACCCGGAAAACGACCAGTGCACCGGGTGCGCTACGTGCGCCGTCATGTGTCCTGAAGTGGCTATCGAGGTATTCAAAAGTTGA
- a CDS encoding 3-methyl-2-oxobutanoate dehydrogenase subunit VorB, producing MKKLMSGNAALGEAAVLAGCTCYFGYPITPQNELTEYMAKRMPEVEGGVFIQSESEIAAINMVLGASVAGARAMTSSSSPGISLKQEGISYLAADELPAVIVNMARGGPGMGNISPAQSDYLQATRGGGHGDYRTIVLCPSSVQELADLVPVAFDLADLYRNPVLILGDGMLGQMMEPVSFDHITKGKDFPKDYILNGAKGRPSRMVRSLLFDTKEEEEHNWKLYRKVKRMEQNEVRYETTLLDDAEMVVVAYGTSARIAKGAIKRLRQEGLKVGLIRPITAWPFPKEIIKETANRVEDFFVFEMSTGQLIEDVQLSLEGKGRIHFYGRPGGVIPTPIELYRIISRHYYQSKRGKA from the coding sequence TTGAAAAAGCTCATGAGCGGCAACGCAGCGTTGGGAGAGGCGGCGGTCTTAGCGGGATGCACCTGCTATTTCGGCTATCCCATTACCCCCCAGAATGAGCTTACCGAATATATGGCAAAGCGGATGCCTGAAGTCGAGGGCGGCGTATTTATACAGTCGGAGAGCGAAATTGCGGCCATCAATATGGTCTTGGGCGCGAGCGTCGCGGGGGCCAGGGCCATGACCTCTTCAAGCAGTCCCGGCATAAGCCTCAAGCAGGAAGGCATTTCGTACCTCGCCGCGGACGAGCTTCCCGCGGTGATCGTCAATATGGCGAGGGGCGGTCCCGGCATGGGGAATATCTCTCCTGCCCAATCCGATTACCTCCAGGCCACCCGCGGAGGAGGACACGGTGACTACCGGACCATCGTGCTCTGTCCTTCGTCCGTCCAGGAATTGGCCGATCTCGTACCCGTGGCCTTCGATCTCGCGGATCTTTACCGGAACCCGGTGCTTATCTTAGGCGACGGCATGCTCGGCCAGATGATGGAGCCGGTCAGCTTCGACCATATCACAAAAGGCAAAGATTTTCCGAAAGATTATATATTGAACGGGGCAAAAGGCAGGCCCTCCCGCATGGTCCGCTCCCTGCTTTTCGACACCAAGGAAGAAGAGGAGCACAACTGGAAGCTTTACAGAAAAGTAAAGCGGATGGAGCAGAATGAAGTCCGCTATGAAACCACTCTTCTCGATGACGCGGAGATGGTAGTCGTCGCCTACGGCACGTCCGCCAGGATCGCGAAGGGAGCGATTAAAAGGCTCCGGCAGGAAGGCCTTAAGGTCGGCCTTATCCGTCCCATCACCGCATGGCCTTTTCCTAAAGAGATCATAAAAGAAACGGCAAACAGGGTCGAGGACTTCTTTGTCTTTGAGATGAGCACAGGTCAGCTCATCGAAGACGTTCAGCTCTCCCTCGAAGGAAAAGGGCGGATCCACTTCTACGGGAGGCCCGGGGGAGTTATACCCACGCCCATAGAGCTCTATAGGATAATATCCCGCCATTATTATCAGTCCAAGCGGGGGAAAGCATGA
- a CDS encoding thiamine pyrophosphate-dependent enzyme: MKQVYGRPKCLKEAHFHYCPGCGHSIVNRLLAEVIDEMQLRDKIICVAPAGCGMLLYNYFDIDTLESAHGRGAAVSTGIKRVLPDNLVFSYQGDGDLAAIGTAEGFHAANRGELISVIFVNNGVYGMTGGQMAPTTMIDQVTTTCPSGRNPALAGHPVKVCEVFAVLGGTSYLERVAVNKPSAVVKAKKAIVKAFQHQMNKTGFSLVEVLSPCPTNWKMTPIQSCKWIDEVMVKEFPLGVIKEVKC, translated from the coding sequence ATGAAACAGGTGTATGGGAGACCGAAATGTCTCAAGGAAGCCCATTTTCACTACTGCCCGGGGTGCGGCCACAGTATTGTGAACAGGCTTCTCGCAGAAGTGATCGATGAGATGCAGCTCAGGGACAAGATCATCTGTGTCGCCCCCGCCGGGTGCGGCATGCTCCTCTATAATTATTTCGACATTGACACCCTGGAATCGGCCCATGGCCGGGGCGCCGCGGTATCGACGGGCATTAAGCGCGTCCTTCCCGACAACCTCGTCTTCTCCTACCAGGGCGACGGGGACCTTGCAGCCATAGGCACCGCCGAAGGGTTTCATGCGGCGAACAGGGGCGAGCTGATTTCGGTAATCTTCGTGAACAACGGGGTATACGGCATGACGGGCGGACAGATGGCGCCCACCACCATGATCGACCAGGTGACCACCACGTGCCCCTCCGGCAGAAACCCCGCCCTGGCCGGACATCCCGTCAAAGTGTGCGAAGTCTTCGCCGTTCTCGGCGGTACCTCGTACCTGGAAAGGGTCGCGGTCAACAAGCCCTCCGCGGTAGTGAAAGCAAAAAAGGCGATCGTCAAAGCCTTTCAGCACCAGATGAACAAGACCGGTTTCTCCCTCGTCGAGGTCCTCTCCCCCTGCCCCACCAACTGGAAGATGACCCCCATCCAATCGTGCAAATGGATCGACGAGGTGATGGTAAAAGAGTTTCCCCTGGGCGTAATCAAAGAGGTCAAATGCTGA
- a CDS encoding 2-oxoacid:acceptor oxidoreductase family protein: MLIKTIFSGFGGQGVLSMGYTVANAAMHEGKYVTYFPSYGVEVRGGTANCTVVVSDEEIASPVASEPDFVVAMNQPSFARFQSVLQSGGLICVNSSIVDPSSARHDIEVLPVPTTKLAEQVGSVKVANMIMLGAFIRASSIISFDFMLKNLTQILGEGKASLIKLNKAALELGFNFVKE, from the coding sequence ATGCTGATCAAGACCATATTTTCAGGTTTCGGCGGACAAGGCGTGCTCTCCATGGGATATACCGTAGCCAATGCCGCCATGCATGAAGGCAAATACGTAACCTACTTCCCCTCCTACGGCGTGGAAGTGAGGGGCGGCACCGCGAATTGCACGGTCGTGGTCTCCGATGAAGAGATCGCGTCTCCGGTCGCCTCGGAGCCCGATTTCGTGGTCGCCATGAACCAGCCCTCTTTCGCGAGATTTCAGAGCGTGCTTCAGTCGGGCGGCCTCATCTGCGTCAACTCCTCGATCGTGGACCCCTCATCCGCCCGCCACGACATTGAGGTCCTGCCGGTTCCCACCACAAAGCTCGCCGAACAGGTCGGCTCCGTGAAAGTGGCGAACATGATCATGCTGGGCGCCTTCATCCGGGCAAGCAGCATCATCTCTTTCGATTTCATGTTAAAGAACCTTACCCAGATTTTGGGGGAAGGAAAGGCAAGCCTCATCAAGCTCAATAAAGCAGCCCTCGAACTGGGCTTTAATTTTGTAAAGGAGTAA
- a CDS encoding ACT domain-containing protein has product MFITQISIVLDNVPGAMAKVSELLGREGVNIRAISVADTSDISTVRFVVDDPVKAINILNANSFTTKETDVLAVETPDHPGGLNAVLKPLKEAGINVHYLYPHLGRAGGQAIVILGVDKIEKAQKALKQNWIRTLGKEVYNI; this is encoded by the coding sequence ATGTTTATCACACAAATCTCAATTGTACTCGACAATGTTCCCGGCGCAATGGCCAAGGTAAGTGAACTTCTCGGCCGGGAAGGGGTAAACATAAGGGCTATCTCCGTTGCCGACACCTCGGACATCAGCACCGTAAGGTTCGTGGTGGACGACCCGGTGAAAGCGATCAACATCCTCAACGCAAACAGTTTCACTACCAAAGAAACCGATGTCCTCGCAGTGGAGACCCCCGACCATCCCGGCGGCTTAAACGCCGTGCTGAAGCCCCTCAAAGAAGCCGGCATCAACGTCCATTACCTCTATCCCCATTTAGGCAGGGCAGGCGGCCAGGCGATAGTGATCCTGGGAGTGGACAAGATAGAGAAGGCGCAGAAGGCGCTCAAGCAGAACTGGATACGCACCCTAGGCAAAGAAGTCTATAACATTTAA
- a CDS encoding bacteriohemerythrin translates to MALFEWSSDLSVNVAEIDAQHRQLVEMINRLNDAMKQGKGKDAIEKTLADLFSYAGKHFATEEGYFAKFGYPLAAVHKAKHTAFVEKVYDFKEDYGAGKLSLTLEVMTFLKDWLKSHIQGEDKKYGPFLNEKGLK, encoded by the coding sequence ATGGCATTATTTGAGTGGAGCAGTGACCTTAGCGTAAATGTGGCGGAAATCGATGCACAGCACCGGCAGCTCGTCGAGATGATAAACAGACTGAATGATGCAATGAAACAGGGGAAGGGCAAGGATGCCATCGAGAAGACCCTTGCGGACCTTTTTTCCTACGCGGGAAAACATTTCGCCACCGAAGAAGGCTATTTCGCCAAATTCGGATACCCTCTCGCGGCTGTGCATAAAGCCAAGCATACGGCATTCGTGGAAAAGGTATACGACTTCAAAGAAGATTACGGAGCCGGCAAATTGAGCCTCACCCTGGAAGTCATGACATTCCTCAAAGACTGGCTGAAGAGTCACATACAGGGTGAAGACAAAAAGTACGGACCTTTTCTTAATGAGAAGGGATTAAAGTAG
- a CDS encoding lysozyme inhibitor LprI family protein, whose translation MGQKDTYTIIYFGAMKRLIIGFLMCIVSAAVLCAQEAQELVSRAERAYRSGNEEAAKGLYLKAAAMGSAEAHYRLAVGCHMIREERIRHYSEAAKSGHVKAFEEALDMLLFQANSLTETEPQIALNLYLNVKKANPKLNTRYYEEEWVRTIKMCAEAKGFDASQFMKKYGINKAKCEFYSIWELAEEASGGGRFGQPDPELVFNLVMRGGWSPVELISAVKETYGNWKNGTVKKFDICDYVQSGYGQSYCAAQKEEEDREEENSRYEELKAKLNKKGRELLGKALRSADKFFEERAENEEGFRCGTAHAARVLSSRKEHGDEYLSLVEKVLKNRFMPSPEDSLRVADQKLNKIYQDISDKLKKDENSPRACVPTREEIKTVQRLWITYRDASTRLFVSINPAVNETTWKSWLTERRQKELESVLELVQ comes from the coding sequence ATGGGACAGAAGGACACCTATACTATTATATATTTTGGCGCCATGAAAAGGCTGATTATCGGCTTTCTCATGTGTATCGTGTCAGCAGCGGTTTTATGTGCGCAGGAAGCGCAGGAATTGGTTTCCCGGGCTGAGAGGGCATACCGTTCGGGCAATGAAGAAGCCGCGAAGGGCCTCTATCTGAAGGCTGCCGCCATGGGGAGCGCAGAAGCCCATTACCGGTTGGCAGTGGGCTGCCATATGATACGGGAAGAAAGAATTCGCCACTATTCGGAAGCCGCAAAAAGCGGTCACGTGAAGGCATTTGAAGAGGCCCTCGACATGCTCCTTTTCCAAGCCAATAGTTTAACCGAAACAGAGCCGCAAATAGCGCTCAATCTTTACCTTAACGTCAAAAAGGCCAATCCCAAGCTGAATACCCGGTATTATGAGGAAGAATGGGTAAGGACCATCAAGATGTGTGCTGAGGCCAAGGGTTTCGATGCATCGCAATTCATGAAGAAATACGGGATAAACAAAGCAAAATGTGAATTTTACTCGATCTGGGAGCTGGCCGAAGAGGCCTCAGGGGGAGGACGGTTCGGCCAGCCCGACCCGGAGCTGGTCTTTAACCTCGTCATGCGGGGAGGATGGTCGCCTGTTGAATTAATATCGGCCGTGAAAGAAACATATGGGAACTGGAAAAACGGCACGGTAAAAAAGTTCGATATCTGCGACTACGTGCAAAGCGGTTACGGTCAGAGTTACTGCGCCGCACAGAAAGAGGAGGAGGACCGGGAAGAGGAGAACTCTCGATACGAGGAGCTGAAGGCAAAGCTCAACAAGAAGGGCAGAGAACTTCTGGGGAAGGCGCTCCGTTCAGCGGATAAATTCTTTGAAGAGAGGGCGGAAAATGAGGAAGGCTTTCGCTGCGGCACGGCTCACGCCGCCAGGGTCCTTTCTTCACGGAAGGAGCATGGGGACGAGTATTTATCCCTGGTGGAAAAGGTGTTGAAAAACAGATTCATGCCTTCTCCCGAGGACAGCCTCCGGGTTGCGGATCAAAAGCTTAATAAGATATATCAGGACATATCGGATAAATTAAAGAAGGACGAGAATTCTCCTCGTGCTTGCGTTCCGACTCGGGAGGAGATAAAGACTGTCCAACGCCTTTGGATAACCTATAGAGACGCCTCGACCAGACTTTTCGTCTCCATCAATCCGGCCGTAAATGAAACAACATGGAAGAGCTGGCTCACGGAGAGAAGACAAAAGGAACTGGAATCAGTACTTGAGCTGGTGCAATGA